A genome region from Desulfobulbaceae bacterium includes the following:
- a CDS encoding 1,4-dihydroxy-6-naphthoate synthase encodes MYPSLSLAFSPCPNDTFIFNALVNGMTRPDGFSLSEVHYEDVETLNLWAMSAEMDITKLSFHALGHVLDSYELLCSGSALGRGCGPLLVCKKGARFSSPKAVAIPGRFTTASLLLKMCFPEFTQLKEMRFDQIMPAIVSGSVEAGVIIHESRFTYRQHGLELVQDLGLWWEETTGFPIPLGGIAVRKDLGPELIAKIDGSVRQSLQWARQNPEKCHDYIKRYAQELDDTVIANHINLYVNDFSVNLGHEGLAAIHEFLDRGYGCGAFPGRASQVCLKC; translated from the coding sequence ATGTATCCATCGCTCTCTCTTGCATTTTCTCCCTGTCCCAACGATACCTTTATCTTTAACGCCCTGGTGAACGGCATGACGCGCCCAGACGGGTTTTCCTTGTCTGAAGTGCACTATGAAGATGTAGAGACCCTGAATCTCTGGGCAATGAGCGCTGAAATGGACATTACCAAACTGTCCTTTCATGCCTTGGGGCACGTGTTGGACTCCTATGAGTTGTTATGTTCCGGGAGTGCTTTAGGGCGAGGATGCGGCCCATTACTTGTCTGCAAAAAAGGGGCTCGGTTTTCCAGCCCCAAAGCAGTTGCGATTCCCGGCAGATTTACTACGGCGTCACTACTTTTAAAGATGTGTTTTCCTGAGTTTACACAGCTCAAAGAGATGCGCTTTGATCAGATTATGCCGGCAATTGTTTCTGGATCAGTTGAGGCCGGTGTTATTATACATGAAAGTCGATTTACCTATCGGCAACACGGATTGGAGTTGGTTCAGGACCTGGGTTTGTGGTGGGAGGAGACAACCGGTTTCCCAATCCCTCTGGGGGGTATTGCTGTTCGCAAGGATTTAGGGCCTGAACTTATTGCAAAAATTGATGGGAGTGTTCGACAGAGCTTGCAGTGGGCGCGTCAGAATCCTGAAAAATGCCACGATTATATTAAACGATATGCTCAAGAGCTTGATGATACCGTTATTGCCAATCATATTAATCTATATGTAAATGATTTTTCCGTTAATCTTGGTCATGAAGGCCTTGCTGCCATCCATGAATTCCTGGACAGGGGTTATGGTTGCGGTGCTTTCCCCGGCAGGGCTTCTCAGGTTTGCCTTAAGTGCTGA
- the ilvB gene encoding biosynthetic-type acetolactate synthase large subunit, translating to MQITGAQALLKCLKEQNVSCIFGFPGGAVIDIYDELLKDKEITHVLVRHEQAAVHAADAYARTKGDVGVALATSGPGATNTVTGIASAYLDSIPMVVFTGQVPTALIGNDAFQEVDIVGITRPCTKHNYLVKDVNDLIPTIREAFHIARTGRPGPVLIDLPKDVMVAKVTFTENAPVKMRTYRPNYEPHSGQIEKACKAIFKAKKPVLYAGGGVIASKASKELTELAKKLNIPVTMTLMGLGGFPGTDPLSMGMLGMHGTYYANMAVANCDMLIAVGARFDDRVTGKISAFAPHAKIIHIDIDPSSISKNVKVDIPIVADCKNALAGINAWLDKTKEFNVKEQAAIHEPWLAQIKEWKTEHPLGYIEETDVIKPQFVVQKLHELTGGDAIITTEVGQNQMWAAQFYHFNKPNHFMTSGGLGVMGYGFPAAIGAQMAAPDKVVIDIAGDGSIQMNIQELATARQYKCPVKIAILNNSYLGMVRQWQELFYNKQYSATVLDVAPDFVKLAEAYGAVGLRATKPSEVEPVIKEALATNNTVIMDFVISREEGVYPMVPAGKATTEMLLV from the coding sequence ATGCAAATCACTGGTGCACAGGCCCTATTGAAATGCCTGAAAGAACAAAATGTCAGTTGTATCTTTGGATTCCCAGGTGGAGCAGTCATAGATATCTATGACGAGTTACTTAAGGATAAAGAGATAACCCATGTCTTAGTCCGTCATGAGCAGGCAGCTGTACACGCTGCAGATGCCTATGCCAGAACAAAAGGTGATGTCGGGGTTGCGCTTGCCACATCTGGTCCTGGTGCCACCAACACTGTAACTGGAATAGCTTCGGCATATCTTGACTCAATTCCAATGGTTGTCTTTACTGGTCAGGTTCCAACAGCTTTAATTGGTAATGATGCATTCCAGGAAGTAGATATTGTTGGAATCACCAGACCCTGCACGAAGCATAATTATCTGGTCAAAGACGTTAACGATCTCATCCCAACAATTCGGGAGGCATTTCATATCGCTCGCACTGGTCGCCCCGGACCAGTACTTATAGATTTGCCCAAGGATGTGATGGTTGCTAAGGTTACTTTCACGGAGAATGCTCCGGTTAAGATGCGAACGTATCGTCCAAACTATGAGCCACATTCAGGACAGATCGAAAAAGCCTGTAAGGCCATTTTTAAAGCTAAAAAACCCGTCCTTTATGCCGGTGGTGGAGTTATTGCTTCAAAGGCAAGTAAGGAGCTTACCGAGCTAGCCAAGAAGCTTAATATTCCTGTCACCATGACTCTTATGGGGCTTGGAGGTTTTCCGGGAACGGACCCTCTTTCTATGGGTATGCTTGGTATGCATGGTACATATTACGCCAATATGGCGGTGGCAAACTGCGATATGCTTATTGCCGTCGGTGCACGTTTTGATGATCGTGTAACTGGAAAAATTTCTGCCTTTGCACCACACGCAAAAATTATTCATATTGATATTGATCCTTCATCAATAAGTAAAAATGTCAAGGTTGATATCCCGATTGTTGCCGACTGTAAGAACGCACTGGCGGGGATAAATGCCTGGCTGGACAAGACCAAAGAGTTTAATGTCAAGGAGCAGGCTGCCATTCATGAGCCATGGCTTGCTCAGATTAAAGAGTGGAAGACTGAACATCCACTTGGATACATTGAAGAGACTGATGTTATAAAACCACAGTTTGTTGTTCAAAAGCTCCATGAGTTGACTGGTGGTGATGCCATTATTACCACGGAAGTTGGGCAGAACCAGATGTGGGCCGCGCAGTTCTATCACTTCAATAAACCGAATCATTTTATGACTTCCGGTGGTCTTGGTGTTATGGGCTATGGATTCCCTGCTGCAATTGGCGCCCAGATGGCAGCGCCTGATAAGGTTGTTATCGATATCGCCGGCGATGGCAGTATTCAGATGAATATTCAGGAACTTGCCACTGCACGGCAGTATAAATGTCCTGTCAAAATTGCCATCTTGAATAATAGTTATTTGGGAATGGTTCGGCAGTGGCAGGAACTTTTTTATAACAAACAGTATTCGGCCACCGTCCTTGATGTCGCACCTGATTTTGTTAAACTTGCAGAGGCCTATGGTGCAGTCGGACTGCGCGCAACTAAGCCAAGTGAAGTTGAACCGGTAATCAAGGAAGCTTTGGCTACCAACAATACCGTTATCATGGATTTTGTTATCAGCAGAGAAGAGGGAGTCTATCCGATGGTTCCTGCTGGCAAGGCCACTACCGAAATGCTGCTGGTGTGA
- the ilvN gene encoding acetolactate synthase small subunit produces the protein MRHTLSVLLQNKPGVLSRVTGLFSGRGFNIESLSVATTLEKEVSCLTLVTSGDNAIIEQITKQLHKLIDVIKVTDMSEHEYVEREMAIIRVKAEAGTRAEVLRVIDIFRGKVVDVSPKTYAVEITGNANKIQAVIDILRPIGIQEIVRTGTAAMTRAIK, from the coding sequence ATGAGACATACCTTATCTGTATTACTGCAAAATAAACCTGGAGTACTCTCCAGGGTAACTGGATTGTTTAGTGGACGTGGGTTCAATATAGAGAGTCTTTCTGTGGCTACTACTCTTGAAAAAGAGGTTTCGTGCCTGACGCTGGTGACAAGCGGCGATAACGCAATTATTGAACAAATCACCAAGCAACTTCACAAACTTATTGATGTAATTAAGGTTACTGATATGAGTGAACATGAATATGTTGAACGTGAGATGGCCATTATCAGGGTCAAGGCTGAGGCGGGTACAAGGGCTGAGGTGCTACGCGTTATCGACATTTTCCGGGGTAAAGTTGTTGATGTAAGTCCTAAAACATACGCTGTTGAGATAACCGGTAATGCCAACAAGATACAGGCGGTAATTGATATTTTACGCCCTATAGGCATTCAGGAGATAGTCAGGACTGGTACCGCAGCCATGACCAGGGCGATAAAGTAA
- a CDS encoding phosphatidylserine decarboxylase family protein, translating into MKNPRVPVAREGYPFILFAAFVTIVTALLGYGLTAIGGIVLTGFTLYFFRDPERWVTDDPEALVSPADGKVIVVKKVFDDKFVKAEVYKISVFMDVFNVHVNRAPFSGTVDEIIYTPGQFYSANTNRGALENETCAVILKTDTDRKLAFVQMAGLIARRIVCWAEKGDTLVKGERFGLIRFGSRVDLYLPVDTKIAVKLGDKIKAGETILGYLS; encoded by the coding sequence ATGAAAAATCCACGAGTTCCAGTTGCCCGAGAGGGTTATCCTTTTATCCTGTTTGCGGCCTTTGTGACAATTGTCACCGCCTTACTTGGCTATGGCCTTACCGCAATTGGCGGGATAGTCCTTACTGGTTTTACGCTCTACTTCTTCAGGGATCCGGAGCGTTGGGTAACAGATGATCCGGAGGCTCTTGTTTCACCTGCCGATGGAAAGGTAATTGTCGTTAAGAAGGTTTTTGATGATAAATTTGTCAAGGCCGAGGTCTATAAGATCAGTGTTTTTATGGATGTTTTTAATGTGCATGTAAATCGGGCCCCTTTTTCTGGGACGGTTGATGAAATTATCTACACTCCAGGGCAGTTTTATTCTGCCAATACTAACCGAGGGGCTTTGGAAAATGAGACCTGCGCCGTCATTCTTAAGACCGATACTGATCGCAAACTGGCCTTTGTCCAGATGGCTGGCCTGATCGCACGTCGAATTGTCTGCTGGGCGGAAAAAGGTGATACTTTAGTGAAAGGCGAAAGGTTTGGTCTTATTCGTTTTGGTTCTCGGGTTGATCTATACCTTCCGGTTGATACAAAAATTGCTGTGAAACTTGGAGACAAGATTAAGGCTGGTGAGACCATACTAGGGTATTTGTCATAG
- a CDS encoding 2-isopropylmalate synthase, whose protein sequence is MNREKIFIFDTTLRDGEQSPGASMNMQEKFRLAQQFVKLKADVIEAGFPVASKGDFSCVKNIADNIKGIQVAGLARCNEKDIDTAWQALKNGENSRIHTFLATSDIHLKHKLKMSRDQVLDLAVASVKHAAKYTSNVEFSAEDASRSDLDFVCKVFEAVIKAGATTLNFPDTTGYAMPDEFGAQIRYLIENIPSIHKAVLSVHCHNDLGLAVANSLSAIRAGARQVECTMNGIGERAGNTAMEEVVMALRTRADQANVYTDIVTEYIHPTSRMVSTITGMVVQPNKAIVGANAFAHESGIHQDGMLKERSTYEIMNPIDIGLTQGSLVLGKHSGRHALKDRVETLGYSLGSDEIDRVFNRFKEVADVKKDMFDEDLEAIIMDEVLRVPESYELLSLGAMSGSKTLPTSAVMLKVNGEQVTGASLGVGPIDATFKAIANLTGTKSKLLYFAVSSITGGTDAQGEVMVRIEDESGKVVLGQGADPDIITAAAKAYLNGLNRLEFLKQTRDK, encoded by the coding sequence ATGAATCGAGAAAAAATATTTATATTTGACACAACCTTGCGTGATGGTGAACAGTCTCCCGGCGCCAGCATGAATATGCAGGAAAAATTTCGATTGGCCCAGCAGTTTGTAAAACTTAAAGCTGATGTCATTGAGGCAGGATTTCCCGTTGCCTCAAAGGGTGATTTTAGTTGTGTAAAGAATATTGCTGACAATATAAAGGGCATTCAGGTGGCAGGCCTGGCCCGTTGTAATGAGAAAGATATTGATACGGCTTGGCAGGCCCTTAAAAACGGTGAAAATTCAAGAATTCATACATTTCTGGCTACTTCAGATATTCATTTGAAGCATAAGCTGAAGATGAGTCGTGATCAGGTCCTCGACTTAGCGGTTGCCTCTGTCAAGCATGCCGCAAAATACACCTCCAATGTTGAATTCTCTGCGGAAGACGCCTCGCGAAGTGATCTTGATTTTGTCTGTAAAGTTTTTGAGGCTGTTATCAAGGCTGGTGCCACGACCCTTAACTTCCCTGATACTACCGGCTATGCCATGCCGGATGAGTTTGGCGCTCAGATTCGATATCTGATTGAAAATATCCCAAGTATTCATAAGGCCGTTTTAAGTGTCCATTGCCACAATGATCTGGGCTTAGCTGTTGCTAACTCCTTGTCTGCGATCAGGGCTGGCGCCCGCCAGGTAGAGTGTACCATGAATGGCATTGGCGAGAGGGCTGGTAACACAGCCATGGAAGAAGTGGTTATGGCACTTCGCACCAGAGCTGATCAGGCAAATGTCTACACGGACATTGTCACCGAGTATATTCACCCGACCAGTCGTATGGTGAGTACAATTACTGGTATGGTCGTACAGCCGAACAAGGCGATAGTTGGTGCTAACGCCTTTGCTCACGAGTCCGGTATTCATCAGGATGGAATGCTCAAGGAACGCAGTACCTATGAAATAATGAACCCGATCGATATTGGCCTTACCCAGGGCTCACTGGTTTTGGGTAAGCATTCCGGCCGCCATGCTCTAAAGGACAGGGTCGAAACACTGGGTTATAGTTTGGGATCAGACGAAATTGACAGGGTGTTTAACCGCTTTAAAGAGGTGGCGGATGTCAAAAAAGATATGTTTGACGAGGATCTTGAAGCCATTATTATGGATGAAGTTCTTCGAGTTCCCGAATCGTATGAGTTGTTGTCACTTGGAGCTATGAGTGGCAGCAAAACCCTGCCGACATCTGCGGTTATGCTCAAAGTTAATGGCGAGCAGGTTACGGGTGCATCATTGGGAGTTGGGCCTATTGATGCCACCTTTAAAGCTATCGCCAACTTGACGGGCACCAAGAGTAAACTTCTCTACTTTGCTGTCAGTTCGATTACCGGCGGTACTGATGCTCAAGGGGAAGTGATGGTGCGTATAGAAGACGAGAGTGGCAAAGTTGTTCTGGGACAGGGAGCAGACCCTGATATAATTACAGCTGCCGCCAAAGCCTATCTTAATGGTCTTAATCGCCTTGAGTTTTTAAAACAGACTCGCGACAAATAA
- a CDS encoding aspartate-semialdehyde dehydrogenase, with protein MSRENGYNIAIAGATGAVGGAMLETLERRNFPINELRLLASERSVGKKLKFRGKEIAVGLLSTDAFAGIDVALFSAGATRSFDFAPAAAAAGAIVVDNSSAFRMDPEIPLVVPEVNKHAIAQYKKRGIIANPNCSTIQMLVALKPIYDKVGIKRIVVSTYQAVSGTGAAAIEELHQQMRDWAAGKPLVNKVYPHQIAFNCIPHIDSFLDNGYTKEEMKMVNETIKIFEDSTIGVTATTVRVPVVYGHSEAVNIETKEKISAAQVKELLSDAPGVRLVDDVANSRYPMALDCAGKFETLVGRIREDESIANGINLWVVSDNILKGAALNAVQIAEVLIEEYV; from the coding sequence ATGAGTAGAGAAAATGGATATAATATTGCCATAGCTGGTGCAACAGGCGCAGTCGGTGGTGCCATGCTGGAAACGCTTGAACGAAGAAACTTTCCGATTAACGAGTTGCGGCTGTTGGCTTCTGAGAGGTCGGTAGGCAAAAAGCTCAAATTCAGGGGGAAAGAGATAGCGGTTGGGCTGTTGAGCACGGATGCCTTTGCTGGTATTGACGTGGCCTTGTTTTCGGCTGGTGCTACACGGTCATTTGATTTTGCGCCGGCAGCTGCCGCGGCAGGGGCAATTGTTGTTGATAATTCAAGTGCCTTTCGCATGGATCCAGAGATTCCACTTGTTGTGCCAGAGGTCAATAAACATGCGATTGCTCAGTACAAAAAACGAGGGATTATTGCAAACCCTAACTGTTCTACCATTCAGATGCTGGTTGCCTTAAAACCTATTTATGATAAGGTTGGCATCAAGCGAATAGTTGTTTCTACGTATCAGGCTGTTTCCGGAACCGGGGCTGCCGCGATTGAGGAACTGCACCAACAGATGCGTGACTGGGCAGCGGGAAAACCCTTGGTAAATAAAGTATATCCTCATCAGATTGCCTTTAACTGTATCCCCCATATCGATTCATTTCTTGATAACGGCTACACGAAAGAAGAGATGAAGATGGTCAATGAGACCATCAAAATTTTTGAAGATTCTACCATCGGTGTGACGGCGACAACGGTCAGAGTGCCTGTTGTTTACGGACACTCCGAGGCCGTCAACATCGAGACCAAAGAGAAAATCAGTGCGGCGCAGGTAAAAGAGCTGCTTTCTGATGCGCCAGGCGTGAGACTAGTCGATGATGTTGCAAATAGCCGATATCCCATGGCGCTTGATTGCGCTGGTAAGTTTGAAACACTGGTCGGCCGTATACGTGAGGATGAGTCAATTGCGAATGGCATCAATCTTTGGGTTGTTTCAGATAACATCCTCAAGGGTGCTGCCTTGAATGCGGTGCAGATCGCCGAAGTTCTTATAGAGGAATATGTGTAA
- the rsmD gene encoding 16S rRNA (guanine(966)-N(2))-methyltransferase RsmD yields the protein MRVIAGSARGRRLFSPEGNSKKHAIRPTSDRCRESVFNILGNERVKGCRVLDLFAGTGALGIEALSRGAGETVFVDSGTESLTLIKRNLQAIGFLSYQLFKRDITKGLFFLGKRTAEPVNGEQVGFDLVFLDPPYQKNYCNQVLTELCDNGLVNLGGVVVCEEYRACELPEQSGILTVYDKRVYGDTGFWFYTRKA from the coding sequence TTGCGTGTTATTGCCGGTAGCGCCAGGGGGCGCAGACTGTTTTCTCCCGAAGGCAACTCCAAGAAGCACGCAATTCGGCCAACCTCTGATCGTTGCCGTGAATCCGTATTTAATATTCTGGGCAATGAACGGGTAAAAGGATGTCGGGTTCTCGATCTGTTTGCCGGAACCGGTGCCTTGGGCATCGAAGCCTTAAGTAGAGGTGCAGGTGAAACCGTTTTTGTCGACAGTGGCACTGAATCGCTGACCCTGATTAAAAGAAATCTGCAAGCTATAGGCTTTTTGTCATATCAGCTCTTTAAGCGCGATATTACAAAGGGCCTTTTTTTTTTAGGTAAGAGAACTGCAGAGCCTGTAAATGGCGAGCAGGTTGGGTTTGATCTGGTTTTTCTTGACCCACCGTATCAGAAAAATTATTGTAATCAGGTGTTGACTGAACTATGTGATAATGGTTTGGTTAATTTGGGCGGTGTGGTTGTTTGTGAGGAGTATCGGGCGTGCGAGCTTCCAGAACAAAGTGGCATACTGACAGTTTACGACAAAAGGGTTTACGGTGACACCGGCTTTTGGTTTTATACCCGTAAGGCATAA
- the coaD gene encoding pantetheine-phosphate adenylyltransferase, with the protein MSEYEPFLSEKTSERIAVYPGSFDPITMGHLDIIERALYVFDRVIIAVARNPSKKALFSLEERLEMINNCFPESKNNIQVDWVDGLIVDYAYRKGARAIVRGMRAVSDFEFEFQMALMNRRLERDVETVFLMTGFRWIYISSSIIKDAARHGGDISGLVPDHVCEKLREKFMK; encoded by the coding sequence ATGTCCGAATACGAACCTTTTTTATCTGAAAAAACAAGTGAGAGGATTGCTGTTTATCCCGGCAGCTTTGATCCGATTACGATGGGCCACCTTGATATCATCGAAAGAGCCTTGTATGTTTTCGATCGAGTTATCATTGCTGTGGCTAGAAATCCCTCCAAAAAGGCGCTGTTTTCCCTTGAGGAGCGCCTTGAAATGATCAATAACTGTTTTCCTGAATCCAAGAACAATATCCAGGTTGATTGGGTGGATGGACTTATTGTCGATTACGCCTATCGAAAAGGGGCCAGGGCGATTGTTCGTGGTATGCGTGCTGTTTCCGACTTTGAATTTGAATTTCAGATGGCGCTCATGAACAGAAGGCTTGAACGAGACGTTGAGACAGTTTTTTTAATGACCGGCTTTCGGTGGATATATATCAGTTCCAGTATTATTAAAGACGCAGCTCGGCATGGTGGCGATATCAGTGGTCTGGTTCCAGACCACGTCTGTGAAAAGCTGCGTGAAAAATTTATGAAGTAA
- a CDS encoding molybdopterin-dependent oxidoreductase produces the protein MGLTRREFLKHSGLTASMLPLARYANAAQQNDGLAPAGDLLAEDGQRLHSVCGLCKAKCLITGVVQGGRLIRIEGNPESPSTNGKICARGLAATKMLYDSDRLKYPLKRVGARGEGKWARIGWGEAIDTIFLHLEKTLAQKGPDGLALFHNGSSSRYIDELFADLGCRHRNASSQELCHKNQETAYALTGQKIVDGAGAFDGARCIVLLGSHFGENVQVPLLRSFSKAIAQGAKLVVVDPRVSTVASKADYHLLIRPGTDTALLLGWLKYIIEGGLYNRDQVNRRISDLDRFQDQLRDYSLTDIASICDIEVADIKRTAELIASSAPESVIYPGQFSGWYGNDVQRLRAQAILTAMVGSPNEIARTVEPMLRTQIADQQEKLSATIFRKILSEDITFITCWGQNPFQSAVNPYRVQSAFAKAQFIVTCDIYPSETSLYADIILPEATFLERSDGAEIIETADFQIVATKQPLVEPRFAVKDPYWIVKQLSSRLGKGENFHFDSVDERTQFEMAGLGVSLVDIKKNGFARIRPTNGVADESADASPVVPIALFSVELQERGVAPLPLFEPVQLPPPGYSRLVSGRSPVHSNSTTANISWLSEENPEPELWLNDRVAKKLGVHDNQYLFLENQDGIRSLKPVRVKVTPGIRVDTVFLPHGFGCKSPFMTKAFNHGVSDASLVTRSVPDPVSGVRGIRSNFVRFVKNGEPLSIPDLDNPPEILKQYQKWWLDSFGSFEKGDQRKLYV, from the coding sequence ATGGGCTTGACCAGAAGAGAGTTTTTAAAACATAGCGGACTAACTGCCAGCATGCTTCCTTTGGCCCGTTACGCAAATGCCGCTCAGCAAAATGATGGTTTGGCACCAGCAGGTGACCTGCTGGCCGAAGATGGGCAGCGCCTTCATTCTGTATGTGGTCTGTGCAAGGCAAAGTGCCTGATTACGGGCGTGGTTCAGGGTGGACGACTTATACGTATTGAGGGCAATCCTGAGTCACCATCGACAAACGGCAAGATATGTGCGCGGGGACTGGCTGCCACCAAAATGCTCTATGATTCCGATCGGTTGAAATACCCCTTAAAACGTGTTGGGGCCAGAGGTGAAGGGAAGTGGGCACGTATCGGCTGGGGAGAAGCTATTGATACAATTTTTCTGCACCTGGAGAAAACGCTTGCCCAGAAAGGGCCAGACGGCTTGGCCTTGTTCCATAATGGCTCATCCTCCCGGTACATCGATGAGCTTTTTGCAGACCTTGGTTGTCGGCACCGTAATGCCTCTTCTCAGGAGTTATGTCACAAAAATCAGGAGACTGCCTACGCCTTAACCGGACAAAAAATAGTTGATGGTGCTGGGGCCTTTGATGGAGCCCGCTGCATTGTTCTTTTAGGGTCACATTTTGGTGAAAATGTTCAGGTTCCCCTGTTGCGGAGTTTTTCCAAGGCCATAGCTCAGGGGGCTAAACTTGTTGTCGTTGATCCGCGGGTTTCTACTGTGGCTTCAAAGGCCGATTATCATCTGCTGATTCGACCCGGCACCGATACTGCGCTGTTATTGGGATGGTTGAAATATATTATTGAAGGTGGCCTCTATAATCGGGATCAGGTCAATAGACGGATATCGGATCTGGACCGTTTTCAGGATCAGCTTCGTGACTATAGTTTGACCGATATTGCCAGTATTTGTGATATTGAAGTCGCAGACATTAAGCGGACGGCTGAACTCATCGCCAGCTCGGCACCGGAAAGCGTTATTTATCCAGGTCAGTTTTCAGGCTGGTACGGTAATGATGTACAGCGCTTACGGGCTCAAGCTATATTGACCGCCATGGTTGGCTCGCCCAATGAGATTGCCCGAACTGTTGAGCCGATGTTGAGAACCCAAATTGCTGATCAGCAGGAAAAACTTTCGGCAACAATTTTTAGAAAAATTCTATCAGAGGATATAACCTTTATTACCTGTTGGGGGCAAAATCCTTTTCAGTCGGCAGTCAACCCATATCGCGTTCAGTCGGCCTTTGCAAAGGCTCAGTTTATAGTTACCTGCGATATCTATCCATCGGAAACTTCGTTATATGCGGATATAATCCTGCCGGAAGCAACCTTTCTTGAGCGCTCTGACGGTGCCGAAATTATCGAAACGGCAGATTTCCAGATTGTGGCGACCAAACAGCCTTTAGTTGAACCGCGTTTTGCTGTCAAAGATCCGTATTGGATAGTTAAGCAGCTCAGCTCCCGGCTTGGGAAAGGCGAAAATTTTCATTTTGATTCGGTAGATGAACGAACTCAATTTGAAATGGCCGGTCTGGGTGTTTCATTGGTTGATATCAAGAAAAATGGTTTCGCGAGAATTCGGCCAACCAACGGAGTTGCTGATGAGAGTGCTGACGCCTCGCCGGTTGTGCCAATCGCCCTGTTCTCTGTAGAGCTTCAGGAGAGAGGAGTGGCGCCGCTACCACTGTTTGAGCCTGTACAGCTCCCTCCTCCCGGGTATAGCCGTCTCGTCTCAGGTCGATCGCCTGTTCACTCGAATTCGACTACTGCGAATATCAGTTGGCTCTCTGAGGAAAACCCTGAGCCTGAACTTTGGCTTAATGATCGAGTGGCGAAGAAGTTAGGTGTTCACGATAATCAGTATCTCTTTCTGGAAAATCAGGATGGTATTCGCTCTTTAAAGCCCGTGCGCGTCAAGGTTACACCTGGTATTCGGGTTGATACGGTATTTTTACCCCATGGGTTCGGCTGCAAGTCTCCATTTATGACCAAGGCCTTTAACCATGGAGTTTCCGACGCCTCTCTGGTGACCAGATCCGTGCCTGACCCTGTTTCTGGAGTGCGAGGCATACGGTCTAACTTTGTGAGGTTTGTTAAAAACGGAGAGCCTCTTTCTATTCCAGACCTTGATAATCCTCCTGAAATTCTTAAACAGTACCAAAAGTGGTGGCTTGATTCGTTTGGTAGTTTTGAAAAAGGCGACCAGCGCAAGCTCTATGTCTGA
- a CDS encoding Rieske 2Fe-2S domain-containing protein encodes MSDHTTPAQTTRRSTLVSGGRWLTALVVGATLYPFIRFINFKLPKKPVHIQVNKDLAVGAFHLDKDFILFVDAQGPWAVSRKCTHLGCSVFYNETSQQLVCPCHQSKFSVKGLRLDGPAVKNLQRYEVKKMTGDQKGFIVTV; translated from the coding sequence ATGTCTGACCATACGACACCTGCACAAACAACAAGACGCAGCACCCTCGTCAGTGGCGGTCGATGGCTGACGGCACTGGTCGTGGGCGCAACCCTTTACCCCTTTATACGTTTTATAAATTTTAAGCTCCCCAAGAAACCAGTTCACATACAGGTCAATAAAGATCTTGCTGTCGGTGCATTTCATCTTGATAAGGATTTTATTCTTTTTGTCGACGCACAAGGGCCCTGGGCAGTTTCTCGAAAATGTACGCACCTTGGCTGTAGCGTTTTCTATAATGAGACCAGCCAGCAACTCGTCTGCCCATGCCACCAGAGTAAATTTTCAGTTAAAGGCCTGAGGCTAGACGGACCTGCTGTGAAAAACTTACAACGTTATGAAGTCAAGAAAATGACTGGCGACCAGAAGGGCTTCATTGTTACTGTTTAA